A single Anopheles arabiensis isolate DONGOLA chromosome 2, AaraD3, whole genome shotgun sequence DNA region contains:
- the LOC120898142 gene encoding eukaryotic translation initiation factor 4E1 isoform X7 — MAGKTNEETEQQQQQQNENETTEQSQELAEQSNAPESIDPECLIKHPLQHTWTLWYLEVDRTKKWTDSMNEVTSFSTVEDFWSLFNHIRGPSEIKVGGDYMLFKSHIRPMWEDDANKHGGRWTISMNKRLSDKCWLDTVLCLIGETFEHSDQICGATVNVRQKIDKISIWTADYDNRAAVLDIGRTYKERLGLRENIYYQMHKDTMVKLSSSGTKSTYTV; from the exons ATGGCTGGCAAAACCAATGAAGAAACTGAG cagcagcagcagcagcagaatgaaaatgaaactacGGAACAAAGCCAGGAGCTGGCCGAGCAGTCGAACGCACCGGAGTCGATCGATCCGGAGTGTCTGATCAAGCATCCGCTCCAGCACACCTGGACGCTGTGGTACCTCGAGGTGGACCGCACGAAAAAGTGGACCGATTCGATGAACGAGGTGACCAGCTTCTCGACGGTGGAGGACTTCTGGAGTCTGTTCAACCACATCCGCGGCCCGTCCGAGATCAAGGTGGGCGGTGACTACATGCTGTTCAAGTCGCACATCCGCCCGATGTGGGAGGACGACGCGAACAAGCACGGTGGCCGATGGACGATCAGCATGAACAAGCGCCTGTCGGACAAATGCTGGCTGGATACG GTACTCTGCCTGATTGGGGAGACTTTCGAACATTCGGATCAGATATGCGGTGCTACGGTGAACGTTCGTCAAAAGATTGATAAAATCT CCATCTGGACCGCTGACTATGATAATCGCGCCGCCGTGCTGGATATCGGCCGAACGTACAAGGAGCGATTAGGCCTGCGAGAAAACATCTACTACCAAATGCATAAGGACACGATGGTGAAGCTGTCCTCGTCGGGGACGAAATCGACGTACACCGTTTAA
- the LOC120898142 gene encoding eukaryotic translation initiation factor 4E1 isoform X8, translated as MAGKTNEETEQQQQQNENETTEQSQELAEQSNAPESIDPECLIKHPLQHTWTLWYLEVDRTKKWTDSMNEVTSFSTVEDFWSLFNHIRGPSEIKVGGDYMLFKSHIRPMWEDDANKHGGRWTISMNKRLSDKCWLDTVLCLIGETFEHSDQICGATVNVRQKIDKISIWTADYDNRAAVLDIGRTYKERLGLRENIYYQMHKDTMVKLSSSGTKSTYTV; from the exons ATGGCTGGCAAAACCAATGAAGAAACTGAG cagcagcagcagcagaatgaaaatgaaactacGGAACAAAGCCAGGAGCTGGCCGAGCAGTCGAACGCACCGGAGTCGATCGATCCGGAGTGTCTGATCAAGCATCCGCTCCAGCACACCTGGACGCTGTGGTACCTCGAGGTGGACCGCACGAAAAAGTGGACCGATTCGATGAACGAGGTGACCAGCTTCTCGACGGTGGAGGACTTCTGGAGTCTGTTCAACCACATCCGCGGCCCGTCCGAGATCAAGGTGGGCGGTGACTACATGCTGTTCAAGTCGCACATCCGCCCGATGTGGGAGGACGACGCGAACAAGCACGGTGGCCGATGGACGATCAGCATGAACAAGCGCCTGTCGGACAAATGCTGGCTGGATACG GTACTCTGCCTGATTGGGGAGACTTTCGAACATTCGGATCAGATATGCGGTGCTACGGTGAACGTTCGTCAAAAGATTGATAAAATCT CCATCTGGACCGCTGACTATGATAATCGCGCCGCCGTGCTGGATATCGGCCGAACGTACAAGGAGCGATTAGGCCTGCGAGAAAACATCTACTACCAAATGCATAAGGACACGATGGTGAAGCTGTCCTCGTCGGGGACGAAATCGACGTACACCGTTTAA
- the LOC120898142 gene encoding eukaryotic translation initiation factor 4E1 isoform X1, producing the protein MYSGRIAFQKPSSLGRLHSWPDRNGPNGRWNNSVRVVVPANNYLSQQQQQQNENETTEQSQELAEQSNAPESIDPECLIKHPLQHTWTLWYLEVDRTKKWTDSMNEVTSFSTVEDFWSLFNHIRGPSEIKVGGDYMLFKSHIRPMWEDDANKHGGRWTISMNKRLSDKCWLDTVLCLIGETFEHSDQICGATVNVRQKIDKISIWTADYDNRAAVLDIGRTYKERLGLRENIYYQMHKDTMVKLSSSGTKSTYTV; encoded by the exons ATGTACAGTGGAAGGATCGCTTTTCAGAAGCCTTCCTCCTTGGGAAGGCTTCACAGCTGGCCCGATCGTAACGGGCCGAACGGACGTTGGAACAACAGCGTGAGAGTAGTAGTGCCGGCTAATAATTACCTTTCC cagcagcagcagcagcagaatgaaaatgaaactacGGAACAAAGCCAGGAGCTGGCCGAGCAGTCGAACGCACCGGAGTCGATCGATCCGGAGTGTCTGATCAAGCATCCGCTCCAGCACACCTGGACGCTGTGGTACCTCGAGGTGGACCGCACGAAAAAGTGGACCGATTCGATGAACGAGGTGACCAGCTTCTCGACGGTGGAGGACTTCTGGAGTCTGTTCAACCACATCCGCGGCCCGTCCGAGATCAAGGTGGGCGGTGACTACATGCTGTTCAAGTCGCACATCCGCCCGATGTGGGAGGACGACGCGAACAAGCACGGTGGCCGATGGACGATCAGCATGAACAAGCGCCTGTCGGACAAATGCTGGCTGGATACG GTACTCTGCCTGATTGGGGAGACTTTCGAACATTCGGATCAGATATGCGGTGCTACGGTGAACGTTCGTCAAAAGATTGATAAAATCT CCATCTGGACCGCTGACTATGATAATCGCGCCGCCGTGCTGGATATCGGCCGAACGTACAAGGAGCGATTAGGCCTGCGAGAAAACATCTACTACCAAATGCATAAGGACACGATGGTGAAGCTGTCCTCGTCGGGGACGAAATCGACGTACACCGTTTAA
- the LOC120898142 gene encoding eukaryotic translation initiation factor 4E1 isoform X3: protein MYSGRIAFQKPSSLGRLHSWPDRNGPNGRWNNSVRQQQQQQNENETTEQSQELAEQSNAPESIDPECLIKHPLQHTWTLWYLEVDRTKKWTDSMNEVTSFSTVEDFWSLFNHIRGPSEIKVGGDYMLFKSHIRPMWEDDANKHGGRWTISMNKRLSDKCWLDTVLCLIGETFEHSDQICGATVNVRQKIDKISIWTADYDNRAAVLDIGRTYKERLGLRENIYYQMHKDTMVKLSSSGTKSTYTV from the exons ATGTACAGTGGAAGGATCGCTTTTCAGAAGCCTTCCTCCTTGGGAAGGCTTCACAGCTGGCCCGATCGTAACGGGCCGAACGGACGTTGGAACAACAGCGTGAGA cagcagcagcagcagcagaatgaaaatgaaactacGGAACAAAGCCAGGAGCTGGCCGAGCAGTCGAACGCACCGGAGTCGATCGATCCGGAGTGTCTGATCAAGCATCCGCTCCAGCACACCTGGACGCTGTGGTACCTCGAGGTGGACCGCACGAAAAAGTGGACCGATTCGATGAACGAGGTGACCAGCTTCTCGACGGTGGAGGACTTCTGGAGTCTGTTCAACCACATCCGCGGCCCGTCCGAGATCAAGGTGGGCGGTGACTACATGCTGTTCAAGTCGCACATCCGCCCGATGTGGGAGGACGACGCGAACAAGCACGGTGGCCGATGGACGATCAGCATGAACAAGCGCCTGTCGGACAAATGCTGGCTGGATACG GTACTCTGCCTGATTGGGGAGACTTTCGAACATTCGGATCAGATATGCGGTGCTACGGTGAACGTTCGTCAAAAGATTGATAAAATCT CCATCTGGACCGCTGACTATGATAATCGCGCCGCCGTGCTGGATATCGGCCGAACGTACAAGGAGCGATTAGGCCTGCGAGAAAACATCTACTACCAAATGCATAAGGACACGATGGTGAAGCTGTCCTCGTCGGGGACGAAATCGACGTACACCGTTTAA
- the LOC120898142 gene encoding eukaryotic translation initiation factor 4E1 isoform X5 has protein sequence MYSGRIAFQKPSSLGRLHSWPDRNGPNGRWNNSQQQQQQNENETTEQSQELAEQSNAPESIDPECLIKHPLQHTWTLWYLEVDRTKKWTDSMNEVTSFSTVEDFWSLFNHIRGPSEIKVGGDYMLFKSHIRPMWEDDANKHGGRWTISMNKRLSDKCWLDTVLCLIGETFEHSDQICGATVNVRQKIDKISIWTADYDNRAAVLDIGRTYKERLGLRENIYYQMHKDTMVKLSSSGTKSTYTV, from the exons ATGTACAGTGGAAGGATCGCTTTTCAGAAGCCTTCCTCCTTGGGAAGGCTTCACAGCTGGCCCGATCGTAACGGGCCGAACGGACGTTGGAACAACAGC cagcagcagcagcagcagaatgaaaatgaaactacGGAACAAAGCCAGGAGCTGGCCGAGCAGTCGAACGCACCGGAGTCGATCGATCCGGAGTGTCTGATCAAGCATCCGCTCCAGCACACCTGGACGCTGTGGTACCTCGAGGTGGACCGCACGAAAAAGTGGACCGATTCGATGAACGAGGTGACCAGCTTCTCGACGGTGGAGGACTTCTGGAGTCTGTTCAACCACATCCGCGGCCCGTCCGAGATCAAGGTGGGCGGTGACTACATGCTGTTCAAGTCGCACATCCGCCCGATGTGGGAGGACGACGCGAACAAGCACGGTGGCCGATGGACGATCAGCATGAACAAGCGCCTGTCGGACAAATGCTGGCTGGATACG GTACTCTGCCTGATTGGGGAGACTTTCGAACATTCGGATCAGATATGCGGTGCTACGGTGAACGTTCGTCAAAAGATTGATAAAATCT CCATCTGGACCGCTGACTATGATAATCGCGCCGCCGTGCTGGATATCGGCCGAACGTACAAGGAGCGATTAGGCCTGCGAGAAAACATCTACTACCAAATGCATAAGGACACGATGGTGAAGCTGTCCTCGTCGGGGACGAAATCGACGTACACCGTTTAA
- the LOC120898142 gene encoding eukaryotic translation initiation factor 4E1 isoform X2, with protein MYSGRIAFQKPSSLGRLHSWPDRNGPNGRWNNSVRVVVPANNYLSQQQQQNENETTEQSQELAEQSNAPESIDPECLIKHPLQHTWTLWYLEVDRTKKWTDSMNEVTSFSTVEDFWSLFNHIRGPSEIKVGGDYMLFKSHIRPMWEDDANKHGGRWTISMNKRLSDKCWLDTVLCLIGETFEHSDQICGATVNVRQKIDKISIWTADYDNRAAVLDIGRTYKERLGLRENIYYQMHKDTMVKLSSSGTKSTYTV; from the exons ATGTACAGTGGAAGGATCGCTTTTCAGAAGCCTTCCTCCTTGGGAAGGCTTCACAGCTGGCCCGATCGTAACGGGCCGAACGGACGTTGGAACAACAGCGTGAGAGTAGTAGTGCCGGCTAATAATTACCTTTCC cagcagcagcagcagaatgaaaatgaaactacGGAACAAAGCCAGGAGCTGGCCGAGCAGTCGAACGCACCGGAGTCGATCGATCCGGAGTGTCTGATCAAGCATCCGCTCCAGCACACCTGGACGCTGTGGTACCTCGAGGTGGACCGCACGAAAAAGTGGACCGATTCGATGAACGAGGTGACCAGCTTCTCGACGGTGGAGGACTTCTGGAGTCTGTTCAACCACATCCGCGGCCCGTCCGAGATCAAGGTGGGCGGTGACTACATGCTGTTCAAGTCGCACATCCGCCCGATGTGGGAGGACGACGCGAACAAGCACGGTGGCCGATGGACGATCAGCATGAACAAGCGCCTGTCGGACAAATGCTGGCTGGATACG GTACTCTGCCTGATTGGGGAGACTTTCGAACATTCGGATCAGATATGCGGTGCTACGGTGAACGTTCGTCAAAAGATTGATAAAATCT CCATCTGGACCGCTGACTATGATAATCGCGCCGCCGTGCTGGATATCGGCCGAACGTACAAGGAGCGATTAGGCCTGCGAGAAAACATCTACTACCAAATGCATAAGGACACGATGGTGAAGCTGTCCTCGTCGGGGACGAAATCGACGTACACCGTTTAA
- the LOC120898142 gene encoding eukaryotic translation initiation factor 4E1 isoform X4 — translation MYSGRIAFQKPSSLGRLHSWPDRNGPNGRWNNSVRQQQQQNENETTEQSQELAEQSNAPESIDPECLIKHPLQHTWTLWYLEVDRTKKWTDSMNEVTSFSTVEDFWSLFNHIRGPSEIKVGGDYMLFKSHIRPMWEDDANKHGGRWTISMNKRLSDKCWLDTVLCLIGETFEHSDQICGATVNVRQKIDKISIWTADYDNRAAVLDIGRTYKERLGLRENIYYQMHKDTMVKLSSSGTKSTYTV, via the exons ATGTACAGTGGAAGGATCGCTTTTCAGAAGCCTTCCTCCTTGGGAAGGCTTCACAGCTGGCCCGATCGTAACGGGCCGAACGGACGTTGGAACAACAGCGTGAGA cagcagcagcagcagaatgaaaatgaaactacGGAACAAAGCCAGGAGCTGGCCGAGCAGTCGAACGCACCGGAGTCGATCGATCCGGAGTGTCTGATCAAGCATCCGCTCCAGCACACCTGGACGCTGTGGTACCTCGAGGTGGACCGCACGAAAAAGTGGACCGATTCGATGAACGAGGTGACCAGCTTCTCGACGGTGGAGGACTTCTGGAGTCTGTTCAACCACATCCGCGGCCCGTCCGAGATCAAGGTGGGCGGTGACTACATGCTGTTCAAGTCGCACATCCGCCCGATGTGGGAGGACGACGCGAACAAGCACGGTGGCCGATGGACGATCAGCATGAACAAGCGCCTGTCGGACAAATGCTGGCTGGATACG GTACTCTGCCTGATTGGGGAGACTTTCGAACATTCGGATCAGATATGCGGTGCTACGGTGAACGTTCGTCAAAAGATTGATAAAATCT CCATCTGGACCGCTGACTATGATAATCGCGCCGCCGTGCTGGATATCGGCCGAACGTACAAGGAGCGATTAGGCCTGCGAGAAAACATCTACTACCAAATGCATAAGGACACGATGGTGAAGCTGTCCTCGTCGGGGACGAAATCGACGTACACCGTTTAA
- the LOC120898142 gene encoding eukaryotic translation initiation factor 4E1 isoform X6: MYSGRIAFQKPSSLGRLHSWPDRNGPNGRWNNSQQQQQNENETTEQSQELAEQSNAPESIDPECLIKHPLQHTWTLWYLEVDRTKKWTDSMNEVTSFSTVEDFWSLFNHIRGPSEIKVGGDYMLFKSHIRPMWEDDANKHGGRWTISMNKRLSDKCWLDTVLCLIGETFEHSDQICGATVNVRQKIDKISIWTADYDNRAAVLDIGRTYKERLGLRENIYYQMHKDTMVKLSSSGTKSTYTV, encoded by the exons ATGTACAGTGGAAGGATCGCTTTTCAGAAGCCTTCCTCCTTGGGAAGGCTTCACAGCTGGCCCGATCGTAACGGGCCGAACGGACGTTGGAACAACAGC cagcagcagcagcagaatgaaaatgaaactacGGAACAAAGCCAGGAGCTGGCCGAGCAGTCGAACGCACCGGAGTCGATCGATCCGGAGTGTCTGATCAAGCATCCGCTCCAGCACACCTGGACGCTGTGGTACCTCGAGGTGGACCGCACGAAAAAGTGGACCGATTCGATGAACGAGGTGACCAGCTTCTCGACGGTGGAGGACTTCTGGAGTCTGTTCAACCACATCCGCGGCCCGTCCGAGATCAAGGTGGGCGGTGACTACATGCTGTTCAAGTCGCACATCCGCCCGATGTGGGAGGACGACGCGAACAAGCACGGTGGCCGATGGACGATCAGCATGAACAAGCGCCTGTCGGACAAATGCTGGCTGGATACG GTACTCTGCCTGATTGGGGAGACTTTCGAACATTCGGATCAGATATGCGGTGCTACGGTGAACGTTCGTCAAAAGATTGATAAAATCT CCATCTGGACCGCTGACTATGATAATCGCGCCGCCGTGCTGGATATCGGCCGAACGTACAAGGAGCGATTAGGCCTGCGAGAAAACATCTACTACCAAATGCATAAGGACACGATGGTGAAGCTGTCCTCGTCGGGGACGAAATCGACGTACACCGTTTAA
- the LOC120898144 gene encoding fas-associated death domain protein has product MERISVQDHRAVYERLCKDYLNLKLLTQNACHGPERLERCKQSVRQDIHSCRKLSRITQFEQLVALMEQRNLLSLLKPDLIERFVLALDTKEVGGALTSYRDVLRSHYEPVRRFYLEDLRHRDRRTLLEKEVERIKLQEAAEPPALTPRPPTATTNAKRDAYLRQRESIYSLLQLEIGKSWKVFGRFLNVPAGELDEIEERNRQDLKTRIYETLERAEMQYDDTALDQYVGLLLKALESSRRKDLKRKIETMLQR; this is encoded by the exons ATGGAACGAATATCCGTGCAGGATCATCGTGCGGTGTACGAACGGTTGTGCAAggattatttgaatttgaaactgTTGACACAGAATGCCTGCCACGGTCCGGAACGGTTGGAGCGCTGCAAACAATCAGTACGGCAAGATATCCATTCCTGTCGCAAACTTTCGCGTATCACCCAATTCGAACAGCTTGTCGCGTTGATGGAGCAGAGAAATCTGCTAAGCCTCCTGAAGCCGGATCTGATCGAGCGGTTTGTGCTGGCACTGGACACAAAAGAGGTTGGCGGCGCACTCACCTCCTACAGGGATGTGCTACGATCGCACTATGAACCTGTTCGTCGGTTCTATTTGGAAG ATTTACGCCACCGGGATCGTCGAACGCTGCTGGAGAAGGAGGTAGAAAGGATTAAACTGCAAGAAGCTGCCGAACCGCCAGCATTAACGCCACGGCCGCCCACTGCAACGACAAACGCAAAGCGCGATGCGTATCTCCGGCAGCGCGAGAGCATTTACTCGCTGCTGCAGCTTGAAATTGGCAAAAGCTGGAAGGTGTTTGGCCGGTTTTTGAACGTCCCGGCGGGCGAGCTGGACGAAATCGAGGAACGCAACAGGCAGGATCTCAAGACGCGCATCTACGAGACGCTGGAGCGGGCCGAGATGCAGTACGATGACACTGCGCTGGACCAGTACGTTGGCCTGCTGCTGAAAGCGCTGGAAAGCAGCCGGCGGAAGGATCTCAAAAGAAAAATTGAAACCATGTTACAACGATAG